In Vicinamibacteria bacterium, the sequence CCTCGCCCTCTTCCTGTCCGCCCCGCCCGTCCGACCCGTCAGCACCTTCTCGATCGTGGCCCGCGATCCCGCCACCGGTCAGATGGGTGTCGCCGTCCAGAGCCACTGGTTCTCGGTGGGGGCGGTCGTCCCCTGGGCGGAGGCGGGGGTGGGGGCCGTGGCCACCCAGTCCTTCGTCGATCCCTCTTACGGACCGCTCGGCCTCGCCCTCATGCGCACGGGCCGCTCCGCCCCTGAGGCCTTGGCGGGCCTCTTGGCCGGGGACCCCGGTCGTGAGGTGCGCCAGGTGGGGATGGTGGACGAGAAGGGCCGCGTGGCCACCCACACCGGCCGCCTCTGTGTGCCGGCCGCGGGCGGCCAGGCAGGGGCGCAGTACACGGTACAGGCCAACCTCATGGACAAGTCCACGGTGTGGCCGGCCATGGCCCGGGCCTTCGAGTCCGCGCCGGGCGATCTGGCCGAGCGCATGCTCGCCGCCCTCGACGCCGCCCAGGCGGAAGGGGGCGATATCCGCGGCCAGCAGTCAGCGGCCCTGCTGGTGGTCAAGGCCGTTTCCAGCGGGCGGCCCTGGGCGGACAAGGTCTTCGACCTGCGCGTGGAAGACCACCGGGACCCCCTGCCCGAGCTGCGCCGGCTGGTCCGTGTCCAGCGGGCCTACAATCATATGGGGACGGGCGACGACTGCGTGGCGGTCAGGGACTGGGCCTGCGCGGAGCAAGAGTACGGGGCGGCGCGGAACCTGGAGCCCGCGAACGCGGAGATGGCCTTCTGGCACGCGGTCGCCCTGACCACGGGCGGCAAGCTCGATGCGGCCAAGCCCCTCTTCGCGCAGGCCTTCGCCGCCGACCCCCGCTGGCGCGAGCTGGCCCGCCGGCTGCCCGGGGTCGGCCAGCTCCCTTCCGACCCGAGGGTCCTGGAGGCGATCCTGGCCGTACCATAAGGCGTCGGGGCTACGCGTTTCTCGGCAACGGTCCCCAACCTCGGCACCCCTCTCCGGGAAGGATGCCCCGGCCTTAGCGCACGTACCCCAGGGCCCTCAATGCCTCGAGCTGCTCCGTTGACACCTTCGCCGCGGGGGCGCCAACGCCGGTGTGCATGAGCGTCGCGAGCTGCGGCTCGAGGACCTTGCGGTATCGCTCCGCGAGCTCCGGATGCTCGAAGGCCACGTTGTGGCGCTCTTGGGGGTCGTGCGTCACGTCGTACAGTTCTTGGACGCCGTTGGCGCGCAGGAGGAAGCGCCAGGGTCCGTGCTCGACGAGTACGGCGGGCAGGCCATAGAGGTTGCCGCCCGAGAATCGC encodes:
- a CDS encoding DUF1028 domain-containing protein, which codes for MTSLALALFLSAPPVRPVSTFSIVARDPATGQMGVAVQSHWFSVGAVVPWAEAGVGAVATQSFVDPSYGPLGLALMRTGRSAPEALAGLLAGDPGREVRQVGMVDEKGRVATHTGRLCVPAAGGQAGAQYTVQANLMDKSTVWPAMARAFESAPGDLAERMLAALDAAQAEGGDIRGQQSAALLVVKAVSSGRPWADKVFDLRVEDHRDPLPELRRLVRVQRAYNHMGTGDDCVAVRDWACAEQEYGAARNLEPANAEMAFWHAVALTTGGKLDAAKPLFAQAFAADPRWRELARRLPGVGQLPSDPRVLEAILAVP